Proteins from a genomic interval of Rhodothermus marinus:
- the tig gene encoding trigger factor yields MQTEIKEISSVEYELTLHVPAEELQPELDRLLRQIRARVPLKGFRPGKAPLSLVKKLYGDEVALELAERKIREALEQAVLEPGTYRVIGRPRVLRLDYKPDADLHAVLRFGVRPEFELKPLDQETIPHLVHQVTDEEVEETIKRLQKEEAELVDLPADTPLGAEDYAVVDLQRLDEATGTPIIGEKEEGVSFFLDDPRLREELRQALLGKKAGETVRVDLPHGDEEAGEPAHTHRYEVRVRETKRRELPALDAEFIQKISRGQVSDEAGLRELVRKELQARWDQESRELLEQEIMHRLLTLHPIPVPESAVEMVLDEFVEDVRQRNNGRLPEDFDETAFRHANRALAEQQARWKFIFDKVVETFGIEVTEEDIQAFFEKQADPESGLSAEQLRQFYESIPGLMGQVRSRLLHQKVFDTLAEQFKLEDLDREAYIERLKAQRESAEARNPE; encoded by the coding sequence ATGCAAACCGAAATCAAAGAGATCAGCTCGGTCGAGTACGAACTGACCCTGCACGTTCCCGCCGAAGAACTGCAACCCGAACTGGATCGGCTCCTGCGCCAGATCCGCGCCCGCGTGCCGCTCAAAGGGTTCCGTCCTGGTAAGGCGCCGCTGTCGCTGGTGAAAAAGCTTTACGGCGACGAGGTAGCCCTGGAGCTGGCCGAGCGCAAAATCCGCGAGGCGCTCGAGCAGGCCGTGCTCGAACCCGGCACCTACAGGGTGATCGGCCGGCCCCGCGTGCTGCGCCTCGACTACAAACCGGACGCAGACCTGCACGCGGTGCTGCGCTTCGGCGTGCGGCCCGAATTCGAGCTGAAACCACTCGACCAGGAAACCATCCCGCACCTGGTCCACCAGGTCACCGACGAAGAGGTCGAGGAAACAATCAAGCGCCTGCAGAAGGAAGAGGCCGAACTGGTCGACCTCCCGGCCGATACGCCGCTGGGCGCCGAGGATTACGCCGTCGTCGATCTGCAGCGGCTCGACGAGGCGACGGGCACGCCCATCATCGGCGAAAAAGAAGAAGGCGTCTCGTTCTTTCTCGACGATCCGCGGCTGCGCGAGGAGCTGCGCCAGGCATTGCTGGGCAAAAAAGCGGGCGAGACGGTACGGGTCGATCTGCCACACGGCGACGAAGAAGCCGGCGAGCCGGCCCACACGCACCGCTACGAGGTGCGCGTGCGGGAGACCAAGCGGCGTGAACTGCCCGCCCTCGATGCCGAGTTCATCCAGAAGATCTCGCGCGGACAGGTCTCCGACGAAGCCGGCCTGCGCGAGCTGGTCCGCAAAGAGCTGCAGGCCCGCTGGGATCAGGAATCCCGCGAGCTGCTGGAGCAGGAAATCATGCACCGGCTGCTGACGCTGCACCCGATTCCGGTGCCGGAATCCGCGGTGGAGATGGTGCTGGATGAATTCGTGGAGGACGTACGTCAGCGCAACAACGGCCGGCTTCCCGAAGACTTCGACGAGACGGCCTTCCGCCATGCCAACCGAGCGCTGGCCGAGCAGCAGGCCCGCTGGAAGTTCATCTTCGACAAAGTGGTCGAGACCTTCGGCATCGAGGTCACCGAAGAAGACATCCAGGCCTTCTTTGAAAAGCAGGCCGATCCCGAAAGCGGGCTGAGCGCCGAGCAGTTGCGTCAGTTTTACGAATCGATCCCGGGCCTGATGGGCCAGGTACGCAGCCGCCTGCTGCACCAGAAGGTGTTCGACACGCTCGCCGAGCAGTTCAAACTGGAAGACCTGGACCGGGAGGCGTACATCGAACGCCTGAAGGCGCAGCGGGAAAGCGCCGAGGCCCGGAACCCTGAGTGA
- the clpP gene encoding ATP-dependent Clp endopeptidase proteolytic subunit ClpP encodes MSDRKLVEDFLKFSRSLTLPSGIYSGPFQQYPVGALVPIVIEQTTRGERAYDIFSRLLKERIVIIGTPINDQIANLVVAQLLWLASEDSERDINIYINSPGGSIDSGLAVYDTMQYVAPPVATICVGLAASMGAVLLAAGVKGKRAALPNSRIMIHQPWMSGVQGQATDIEIHAREILKMRERLNEILAFHTGQPKERIAQDVDRDFWLSAQEAKEYGLVDNVLTPRRGFFPSPDGQASGDKDKGKDKDKDA; translated from the coding sequence ATGTCCGACCGTAAGCTTGTAGAGGATTTTCTGAAGTTCTCGCGGAGTCTGACGCTCCCCTCCGGGATCTACAGCGGGCCGTTCCAGCAGTATCCGGTCGGCGCGCTGGTTCCCATTGTGATCGAACAGACCACGCGCGGGGAGCGCGCCTACGACATCTTCAGCCGCCTGCTCAAGGAGCGGATCGTGATCATCGGCACGCCGATCAACGACCAGATCGCCAACCTGGTCGTGGCCCAGTTGCTCTGGCTGGCCAGCGAGGACTCGGAGCGTGACATCAACATCTACATCAACTCGCCGGGCGGCTCCATCGACAGCGGCCTGGCCGTCTACGACACGATGCAGTACGTGGCCCCGCCGGTGGCCACGATCTGCGTGGGGCTGGCCGCCTCGATGGGCGCCGTGCTGCTGGCGGCCGGGGTCAAGGGCAAACGGGCGGCGCTGCCCAACTCCCGCATTATGATCCACCAGCCCTGGATGAGCGGCGTGCAGGGCCAGGCGACCGACATCGAAATTCACGCCCGCGAGATCCTCAAGATGCGGGAGCGTCTGAACGAGATCCTGGCCTTCCACACGGGCCAGCCCAAGGAACGGATCGCCCAGGACGTCGATCGCGACTTCTGGCTCAGCGCCCAGGAAGCCAAGGAATACGGTCTGGTCGACAACGTGCTCACGCCCCGGCGCGGCTTCTTCCCGTCGCCGGACGGCCAGGCTTCGGGCGACAAGGACAAAGGAAAAGACAAAGACAAGGACGCATAG
- a CDS encoding response regulator: protein MNNPEPVVILLADDDPDDRLLTIRALKRSRLRNEIYTVEDGEELMDYLHRRGPYADPQRSPRPGLILLDLNMPRKDGREALQEIKSDPVLRRIPVVVLTTSNAEADILRSYDLGVNAFITKPVTFEELVHALQVLGDFWFEIVRLPSVDET from the coding sequence ATGAACAACCCCGAACCCGTTGTCATTCTGCTGGCCGACGACGACCCCGACGATCGGCTGCTGACGATCCGGGCGCTCAAACGCAGCCGCCTCCGCAACGAGATCTACACGGTGGAGGATGGCGAGGAGCTGATGGATTACCTCCACCGGCGGGGGCCCTATGCCGATCCGCAGCGCTCGCCGCGTCCGGGGCTGATCCTGCTGGACCTGAACATGCCCCGCAAGGACGGCCGGGAAGCCCTCCAGGAGATCAAGTCCGATCCGGTGCTCCGCCGGATCCCCGTGGTTGTGCTGACCACCTCGAACGCCGAAGCCGACATCCTGCGCAGCTACGATCTGGGCGTCAACGCCTTCATCACCAAGCCGGTAACCTTCGAAGAACTGGTGCACGCACTCCAGGTGCTGGGCGACTTCTGGTTTGAGATCGTGCGGCTTCCTTCCGTGGACGAGACCTGA
- a CDS encoding hybrid sensor histidine kinase/response regulator codes for MATPLDILLVEDDEDDYHIVRRLLSRATTIQCTLHWRASYEDGLAALRARPFDVCLVDYRLGAHDGLSLLRTIRNEGLTLPVILLTGQGDLQVDLEAMAAGAWDYLIKGQIDAQQLERSIRYAVERHRAEERIREQAALLDAARDVIMAVDLDGHVIYWNRSAEQLTGKPAVAVQGRPVPEVLDGIDAALLQEAMQAVQTDGVWNGELRVHRHNGEDRLLESRWTLVRDAYGRPRSVLIIGTDVTERRQLEQQFLRAQRMESIGRLVSGMAHDLNNLFVPILLGVRMLAQNTLDPEKRGRALGMIQRSAERGADLVRQVLAFARGVEGERVPLDVRTIVQEVAHLLRETFPSTIRIETRLDDELWPVQGDATQLQQVLMNLCVNARDAMPEGGQLLLSAENVEVDPHYARRVLEARPGPYVCLTVSDTGVGIPHDILDKIFEPFFTTKPVGKGSGLGLSTVYSIVRSHGGFVNVYSEPGRGSTFRVYLPAAPEARAAEAAVEVPTYRGAGESVLLVDDEPFVLEAAREALEQLGYRVYTATQGREALEQLEAHASEIRAVITDLVMSEMDGLALIRAIRERRPDVPVVASSGLHGGRAEAARQAGAHAFLYKPYTAEKLAAVLHQVLHEARA; via the coding sequence ATGGCGACGCCGCTGGACATCCTGCTGGTCGAGGACGACGAGGACGACTATCACATCGTACGCCGCCTGCTGAGCCGGGCGACGACCATTCAATGCACGCTGCACTGGCGGGCCAGCTACGAAGACGGGCTGGCGGCCCTCCGGGCGCGCCCTTTCGACGTGTGTCTGGTAGACTACCGGCTGGGAGCGCACGACGGGCTGTCGTTGCTCCGCACGATCCGCAACGAAGGACTCACGCTTCCGGTGATTCTACTGACCGGCCAGGGCGACCTGCAGGTGGACCTCGAAGCGATGGCGGCCGGCGCCTGGGACTACCTGATCAAAGGACAGATCGACGCGCAGCAACTGGAGCGCTCGATCCGCTATGCCGTCGAGCGTCACCGGGCCGAGGAGCGCATCCGCGAGCAGGCCGCGCTGCTGGACGCCGCCCGGGACGTGATCATGGCCGTCGATCTGGACGGACACGTCATCTACTGGAACCGCAGCGCCGAGCAACTTACCGGCAAACCCGCCGTCGCGGTGCAGGGACGGCCGGTGCCGGAGGTGCTGGACGGCATCGATGCTGCGCTGCTGCAGGAAGCCATGCAGGCGGTGCAGACCGACGGCGTCTGGAACGGTGAGCTGCGCGTGCACCGGCACAACGGCGAGGATCGCCTGCTGGAGAGCCGATGGACGCTGGTGCGCGATGCCTACGGCCGGCCGCGTTCGGTGCTGATCATCGGTACCGACGTGACGGAGCGCCGCCAGCTCGAGCAGCAATTCCTCCGGGCGCAGCGCATGGAGAGCATCGGGCGTCTGGTCAGCGGCATGGCGCACGACCTGAACAACCTGTTCGTGCCCATCCTGCTGGGCGTGCGCATGCTTGCGCAGAACACGCTCGATCCTGAAAAGCGGGGACGGGCGCTGGGCATGATCCAGCGCAGCGCCGAGCGCGGCGCCGACCTGGTGCGTCAGGTGCTGGCCTTCGCCCGGGGCGTGGAAGGCGAGCGCGTCCCCCTCGACGTGCGCACCATCGTGCAGGAAGTCGCCCATCTGCTCCGTGAAACTTTCCCCAGCACGATCCGCATCGAAACGCGACTGGATGACGAACTCTGGCCCGTGCAGGGCGATGCCACACAGCTCCAGCAGGTGCTGATGAACCTGTGCGTCAATGCCCGCGACGCCATGCCCGAAGGCGGACAGTTGCTGCTGTCCGCCGAGAACGTCGAAGTGGACCCGCACTACGCCCGGCGCGTGCTGGAGGCGCGTCCGGGACCGTACGTCTGCCTGACGGTCAGCGATACAGGCGTGGGCATCCCGCACGATATTCTCGACAAGATCTTCGAGCCGTTCTTCACGACCAAGCCGGTCGGTAAGGGCTCCGGGCTGGGGCTTTCGACCGTATACAGCATTGTGCGCAGCCACGGTGGCTTCGTCAACGTTTACAGCGAGCCGGGACGGGGCTCGACGTTCCGGGTCTACCTGCCGGCCGCGCCCGAAGCCCGCGCCGCGGAGGCCGCCGTGGAGGTGCCGACCTACCGGGGGGCCGGCGAAAGCGTGCTCCTCGTCGACGACGAGCCGTTCGTGCTGGAGGCCGCCCGCGAGGCGCTGGAGCAACTGGGTTACCGCGTCTATACGGCCACGCAGGGCCGGGAGGCGCTCGAGCAACTGGAGGCGCACGCTTCGGAAATTCGCGCAGTCATTACCGACCTGGTGATGTCCGAGATGGACGGACTGGCGCTGATCCGGGCGATCCGGGAGCGCCGGCCGGACGTGCCCGTTGTGGCCTCCAGCGGGCTTCATGGTGGACGAGCCGAGGCGGCCCGACAGGCGGGAGCGCACGCCTTTCTGTACAAACCCTACACCGCTGAGAAGCTGGCGGCCGTGTTGCACCAGGTCCTGCACGAGGCACGCGCCTGA